The following is a genomic window from Nitrospira sp..
TGAACAGATCCAGTCCATCCTCGCGAAGAGCTTTGCGCAGTTTCAGTTGAACCAGCGCACCGCCGTCCTCGAAACCAAACTGGACCAATTGCGGGCCGAAATGGAACCCTTCGGACCACGGGTCTGCTCCGATTGGATTACGCAATGGCAAGTGTTCGACCATGCACGAAAACGGAAAAAGCCCAGGGGATCGATCGCTCGGCAAGAATCTCCGGACGTCGCCGCGCGCCTGCATTTCCTCACGCCGGGGCGCGTCGTCGGACTGGTGCGTGGACGCGGCATCGTCCTTCGCCAATACCGAAGTAAGGGCCAACATGCGCCGATGGTCACGCTCTTGCGGGATGGCGGCGCCCTCAGTGAATGCCCGGCCTCGATCGTCACCCAGGTGTTCGACCGCACCTATGAATGCGAGGAAACCACCGCCTATCCCTGGTGTACCGGGCAGACGCTGGACCAGCTGACTCACCAGCTGGCGGATCTCCCGCCGCGACTGCCGATCCTGCCGATCTTGATTCATCCGGAAGAGGACATCCCGCTGGACGGTTCCATCATTCATACGCTCGGCGACTTCCCCTGCCCCACCTGCCCATCCCGCCAAGCCTGCCAGAGGGATTTCCCGCGGGCCTCGCGTGTCCGCCAGGAGATCCACCGGCACACGAAGTCGATCCAAGCCCTCCAGACCAGCTTGTGGCACCGATTTCAAGAACGGATCGACGTGTTGGAAAAGTTCGGGTATCTCAACGCGACGGCGCACTTGACCGCGGACGGCGAGTGGGCGAGACTGATTCGCATCGATCATTCGCTTCTGATCACGGAATTGATCCGCGCCGAGGCCTTCGGCGCGATCGATCCTCCCCTGCTCGCGGCCGTCATGGCCAGCATCGCCCACGACGATGATCGTCCAGGCTCCTTTCCACGCGGCAGCGCCGGCCTCGTCACACTGTTGTTTCAGGTCCGCAAGCTGGCGGAGAGCCTCACGCCGCACGAGGAGCCTCCGATGCTCCGGGCCGACGTGGCCGCTTTGACGGAACGGTGGGTGGCGGATCAGACGCTCACCTGGATCGGGCTGGCCCGGCTCACGACGATGGCGGAAGGCGACATGTTCCGGCTGTTCGCGCGCACGATCGAGTTTCTCTCGCAACTCAAGACCTTGAAAGACACGCACCCATCCCTCGCGGAATCGGCCGACCGAGCCATCACCGCCATGAGACGGGGCGTGCTGGAGGAACTGCCGTGACGACCGAGGAACTCGAGCAACTGTTACTCCAACAACCGGTTTCCCTCCTGCATCGGTTGGCCCGAGGGCGGATCAGCCGCCACTTCCGCTCCGGCAAACGCAAGCTCGTCGAACAGCTCTTGCGTGCAACGCCGGAGAATCGCCCGGGCCTGGAATCCGACCTGACCGCCCTTATCGAAGATCAGTCGCGCCGCCGGCCGGCACCGACCGAAAAACTTCCCCCGCCTCCGGCGCAACCGCCAAGAGCATCTACCCACGGTGCGCCGCGCCCTCATAAAGCCGAGGAACAGGGCCATCACCACGAACCGCCCGTCTCGCTCCACGAATGGCTGTCAGGGATCGGCGTGCCTCCGGCGCAACCATTCGTGCCGGACGCCTGGCAGGTGGACGCCCTCGCGCACCTCGCCGAGACCGACGTCGTCGTGAGCGTGCCGACGGGAAGCGGAAAGACCTATGTGGCCATCGAGGCCGCGACGCGCGCCATGCGCGAGAACCGCACCGTCATTTACACGTCACCACTGAAGGCGCTCTCGAATACGAAATTTGCGGAATTCTCGCGCCTGTTCGGGCCTGGACAGGTGGGAATCCTCACCGGCGACCGCCGCGAAAACGCCCAGGCGCCCCTGCTCATCATGACGACGGAAATTTTACGGAATCTGCTCTACGACGCGGCCGGAGGGGAGATCGACATTCGCCTGGACACGTTGGGGCTGGTGATCATGGACGAATCGCAGTACTTGGCAGATCCGGAACGAGGCGTGGTGTGGGAGGAGACTTTGATCTTCTGTCCGTCGCAAGCCCGGCTGCTGCTCCTGTCCGCCTCCATCGGCAATCCGCAGGATATCGCCGACTGGTTGACCGCCATCCGTCCTACGCCCTGCACTCTCATCCGCCATACGAAGCGTTCCGTACCGCTTCGCGCCGGTTACCTTCACCCGAACGAAAAATTGACGCCGCTGTTTCGCACCGCCGGCATTCCCTATGGCCAGCCCCACCTGCTTCACCCCGAAGCCAAGCGGCTCTTTGCCGAGTACGAGGAAGAAACCGGACCTTCCCGCTCGCGCTGAGATGAGAACCCAGATCACTCGCTCTAAAAAATATACGTCAGCCCGACCGTGGGTCCATGCCTGAGGGTTTGGAACAGCGTCAGGGGAGCCGTCGACGACGACCCATCCGAGCCGTAGAGTTTCCACTGGTCGGCGAAGAGCACACGGTTCCAAAAGACACGGTAGCCGCCAGACAGATAGAGCCGGTCCCAAATCCGGACACGGAGGTTCACATCGGAGTTGGTCCCGATACCGAGGCCCGTCATCCGGAAGCTCGGGTCCTGGGCGAGATCGGTTCTGAGATGGTGGATGTCCTCATTGTTCAGGTAGGAGAAGAGCATCGCGACATTGGCATTGAGGCTGACGCGCGGATCGATTTTATACTCGATTTCGCCGCCGAGCCGTCCGGAAACCCAGGTCGTCGTGTTCGTAATCACCGTTTGGTTGCTGAACTGGACCGTCCCGACCGGCGCGCAACGGTAGGCCGGAATCGGAGAGGACGGCGTGGTACATTCCGCCTGCGTCACTCCCGTGGCCTCATGCCGTTCCTTCCAGTACTGGAACCCTGCGAACACCCCGAGGGTCCCTTTGTTTTCGCGGAAGGTATAGGCCGTCGCACCAAGGTCGGCACTGAGGTACCACAGGTTGTCGCCGCCGATATCGCTGAAGGTGCGTGAAAACCGCTGTGCCCCGCTGACAGTCGATCCCGCGGCCACTGCCCCCTGCGCGCTCAAAAAATCGTCGTCCGTCAAACGTCCCCCGTTGATGGTGCCGTAGCCGAACGCCCCGCGGAAGAAGATTTTGTTCTTCAGCTGCACCCGTCCGGTGATTTCGGTGACGTTGGTCCCGGTATCCTTATATTTCAGTTTGGAACTGGGATTCCCGAGATTGGGATCCAAACCGGACGCGTTGTGACTCCACACCGTTTCGCCTTGGCTGAACCAACCGGTGACCCCGACATCCACACGGGCGATCGCGGAAGACCGAGGAGCAGGTGTGACCTCGGCCGAAGCCGGTGCCGCATCGTAACAGGTCATAGCAACACAGAACAGCAACAGTAGCCATCGCACAGCGATCATGTCGTCATGACTCCCCTCCGGCCGCCGAGTCCGGTGTCGCTTAGGGCGCACAGGACTACGTATCGTATCTCGGTGATCTCGGTCGAAACAGCGCGCCCACAGATACCCTACCTGCCCATCACGGTCAACAATTTTCTCGACTCGGCTTGAGATCCACCCAAATGAACATGTGCATACATCCCTATGCGTCCCTAGGGAGATGCCTCCGTCTCCACGAACCGTATCTATTTCAGTTCTGTACAGTAGAGTGCCGACACCCTACAGTCGAAACGATTCCATCGACCTTGTTTACGAGACTGTTTCCGGTCGATTTACGTGGGCGAAGTGAAATTTTTACTTGCCTATTTCATTTTGATCCGTTAGTTTCGCCTCTGACGTTTACCCTGCCGGGATTCTCACCGAACGCCGCTGAGCGATTCCCGACAAATAATTAAGCATAACCTCGGAACGATTTGTTGTGGCACAACAGTTGCTGGCCAACGAATGTTTCCCATTTTTCTTTTCATGAAAAACACCTAAGGGAGCACGCGCCATGAGTTTCTCGCTCACCACATCGAATCCGAATCGACCTGGACCGTCTCAACGCCATGCGGGAAATATCCTGACGGTGCTGTTGGCGCTCATGCTGATCGAACTTGTCACGGGAGTCACACAGGTTTTCGCGCAAAGTCTTCAATCGACCCCCAGTGCCCTCTCGTTAAGCGTGGCACAAGGAGGCACCACCTCAGGAACGTTCAATCTCAGAAATTCCAGCTCGCGACAGACCTCCTACAGCATCAGCGCCAACCAAGGCTGGACTCAGCTCAATCCGCCCTACGGCAGCACCCAAACGATTACGACGGAAATCGATCCCCTCACGGTCACGGTCAACACCGCGACCATGAACGCCGGCTCCTATTCGGGCGTTGTCTATGTCGTCGAGAACAGTCCGACCGGGCCGATCACCTTACGTCTTCCCGTCTCTCTCACCGTGACCGCGGCCGGTACCGCGCCGCCCCCGCCCCCGCCGTCCACCACACCGCCGCCGTCCACCACACCGCCGCCCCCGCCACCGTCGACGACACCGCCTCCACCGGCCACTCCTCCGCCTCCGCCGCCGAGCGGCTCACTGACACCGATGCTCCAAGCATTTCCGGCCGCCCTCTCCCTCTCAGCAGCGAAAGGAGCGACCGTCTCCGGTATCGTCAATCTCCAAAAATCCAGCACCCAACTGAGCACCTACAGCATCAGCGCCAACCAGGGCTGGACCCAGCTCAACCCGCCCTATGGCAGCACCCAGACGATTGCGACGGAAATCGATCCCCTCACCGTGACGGTCAACACCGGGACCATGAACGTCGGCTCCTATTCGGGGGTCGTCTACATCGTCGAGAGCGGACCCAACGGGTCGCAAAACCTGCGCATCCCCGTGTATCTCACCGTGACCGCCACCGGCACCACACCGCCTCCTCCGCCGCCCTCCACCACACCTCCGCCGCCCCCGTCGACCACGCCGCCGCCCCCACCACCGTCGACGACCACGCCTCCACCGGCCACTCCTCCGCCCCCGCCGCCGAGCGGTTCGTTGACACCGATGCTCCAAGCATTTCCGGCCGCCCTCTCCCTCTCAGCAGCGAAAGGGGCGACTGTCTCCGGTATCGTCAATCTCCAAAAATCCAGCACCCAACAGAGCGTCTATAACATCAGCGCCAACCAAAGCTGGACCCAGCTCAATCCGCCCTACGGCAGCACTCAAACGATAACGACCGAAATCGACCCCCTCACGGTCACGGTGAACACCTCGACCATGAACGTCGGCTCCTATTCGGGCGTTGTCTATATCGTCGAGAGCGGTCCCAACGGGTCGCAAAACCTGCGCATTCCCGTGTATCTCACCGTGACCGCGGCCGGTACCACACCTCCGTCTCCGCCGCCGCCCATCGGTGGTGCCACTCCACCGCCGCCTCCTCCGTCCGGAACGGGAACCGGCACGGTCACGGTCATGTGGAACGCCAACAATGAAGCGGACCTCAAGGGCTATCGCATCTATGTCGGGACAGCATCGGGCGCGCGCTCCCAGGTGTACGACGTCGGCAATGTGACCTCGACTCGACTGACACTGCCGCGAGGTTCCACCTATTTCTTCGTCGTGACGGCCTACGACACCAGCGGAAATGAAAGTTCTCCGTCCGCAGAGCTGAGCAGAAGCGTCTTCTAGGAATTGGGGAACCGCCGACAGGCTTGACCGATCTTCCCCCAAGCCTGTATAACGGGCGCTGCTTCCTGGAGCCCGCTTCGAAGAAACCGTTCTTCGAGCGGGCTCCGCACGCATGACACGCGCCCGTAGCTCAATGGATAGAGCACCAGACTACGGATCTGGGGGTTACAGGTTCAAGTCCTGTCGGGCGCACCACCTCGCATTTCATGCGATCCGCCGGCTCACGAGGCCAGCCTCGCTTCTTTGCGCCGGCGGAGAAGACCCTCCTGCCATTCAAACGACCATATCCTTCCGCTGATCGATTTTCTGTGATTCGACAGATGATCGGATTGAACTTGATGCGTCGCTCGGGATCGGAGAGATCGTTCATCTGTAGAAGGCGATGGGCGAGTTCAATGATGGCGTTCCGGCCAAGTTCCGGATTCACGCCGGCATGGGCCGCCTTGCCTGTTACCCTCACCGTCGCGAGATCGATGCCGCTCGTGACCAGTGTAATTTCGTCCTTCTTGCTCAAGGGCGGTTCGCAGGACAACACGACATCGTGCTCGGCAGCCAGCCGCTGAATAAGGGTGCGCGAGGCCGGCGAGCTCATTTCCTCGTCGCCGTTGATCACCACCGTGAGCGTGCAGAATCGCCGCAATGCCGCCCTTGTCGTCTGCGATTCCTGGGCCGTACACACGATTCCCCTCGATCCTGAACGACCGTGTGGCAAGGGTGCCGTGTGGATACACCGTATCCATGTGGGCGAGTAGCATGATCTTGCGCGAGCCGGTTCCTTCAAAGCGACCGATGACGATCTTGCCCAGAACGTTTTGCCTATCGTAGAGCCGGTAGATCTCGGCAGAGGATGGTTCGTGATAGTCGACGTGTGCGCCGATCGCTACCAAGCGCTGACCGATGAGCGCCGCGAGACGGCCACTCGGCAAGCCTTCATCCTGGTGCACTTGCGCATGGACACCTGTCCGTCTTACCTGAGAGCCTAGTTCCTCGAGCTTTCCTCTGATCCCCTGACGAATTTGATCGAGTTTAAGAGGGTCGAGTGCGATCAAACGATCGACATCCGGCCAGAGCGGAAGGACATGCAACAAGTCCAGGTCAGCATTCCATGCGGACGAAAAAACGACGCATGGGCTCGAGCCCGTGCGGCACCAGCCGAGAAGTCGGTCGCCAACAAGATCCGTTCCATCGAGGACATCTCGTGTCCCTCTCACAGAGAGTGCTGCATGCGGCACTCCCCCTCACGAAGCGAGCCTCATATCGTATTGAGCGCACGCTCAAGGTCGGCGATCAAGTCTTCGATATCCTCGCAACCGACCGAAATCCTCACGAGGCCGCTCGTGATCCCTTGTCGCTCCATGATGTCTTTCGGCGTCGCGACATGAGTCATCGATGCCGGATGTTCGATCAACGTATCAACGGTGCCCAAGGACACCGCCAGCGTACAGAGTGTCAGTTCTTTCAACAACCGCGTGGCCGCTTCGAACCCGCCGGCCGGCTCGAAACTGAAGCAGCCGCCGAAGCCGGTCATCTGGCGAGCTGCAACATGGTGACCGAGAAACTTCGGATCGCCAGGATAATACACTTTGCTCACTTTGGCATGGCCGTCCAGAAATTCGAAGAGCTTCATCGTATTGTCGTGATGTCGTTGCATGCGCAAAGAGAGGGTCCTGATGCCCCGCAGTAACAGATACGCGTCGAACGGGCTCAGAATGCCGCCGGTATCGCGACGATAGAGGCGTATCCTGTCGGCCAACTCAGACCGGGTCACGACGATCCCTCCGATCACGTCACCGTGCCCGTTCAGATACTTCGTGGCGCTATGGAGGGAGATGTCCGCGCCGTGATCCAATGGTCGCTGAAAATAGGGGCTCGCGAAGGTGTTATCGACGATCGTCACGATGCCTTTGGGTCCAGCCAGTTCCGCGATCGCTCGAATGTCCGTGATCTTACAGGCGGGATTGGCCGGAGTTTCGTAAAAAATCACCTTGGTCTTGTCTCGAGCGGAGTCTTCGACGGCCCGCACATTCGAGGTATCGACCACCGTCGAGGTAATCCCCAAATCCGCCAGGCGTTCCGTGATCAAATGGAGGGTCGGACTGTACAGTGCCTCCCCGCAGATCACGTGATCGCCTGTCTT
Proteins encoded in this region:
- a CDS encoding ATP-dependent DNA helicase; the encoded protein is MPPSIHPVDLVATLRQRNLTPAIIFLTSRRACDEAMQSFERSQVTLPKVRQEQIAGVLDQVTAQFPSIAEHPLSGTVQRIGVAAHHAGHLPSWKIAVEELMRSGCLDAVFATTTLAAGVDFPARTVVITQSSIRKARDFTDLTASEIQQLAGRAGRRGKDLVGFAVITPSPYIDLTVLTKGLTGQPEAIHSQFVISYPMVLNLLKAHPREQIQSILAKSFAQFQLNQRTAVLETKLDQLRAEMEPFGPRVCSDWITQWQVFDHARKRKKPRGSIARQESPDVAARLHFLTPGRVVGLVRGRGIVLRQYRSKGQHAPMVTLLRDGGALSECPASIVTQVFDRTYECEETTAYPWCTGQTLDQLTHQLADLPPRLPILPILIHPEEDIPLDGSIIHTLGDFPCPTCPSRQACQRDFPRASRVRQEIHRHTKSIQALQTSLWHRFQERIDVLEKFGYLNATAHLTADGEWARLIRIDHSLLITELIRAEAFGAIDPPLLAAVMASIAHDDDRPGSFPRGSAGLVTLLFQVRKLAESLTPHEEPPMLRADVAALTERWVADQTLTWIGLARLTTMAEGDMFRLFARTIEFLSQLKTLKDTHPSLAESADRAITAMRRGVLEELP
- a CDS encoding DEAD/DEAH box helicase domain protein — its product is MTTEELEQLLLQQPVSLLHRLARGRISRHFRSGKRKLVEQLLRATPENRPGLESDLTALIEDQSRRRPAPTEKLPPPPAQPPRASTHGAPRPHKAEEQGHHHEPPVSLHEWLSGIGVPPAQPFVPDAWQVDALAHLAETDVVVSVPTGSGKTYVAIEAATRAMRENRTVIYTSPLKALSNTKFAEFSRLFGPGQVGILTGDRRENAQAPLLIMTTEILRNLLYDAAGGEIDIRLDTLGLVIMDESQYLADPERGVVWEETLIFCPSQARLLLLSASIGNPQDIADWLTAIRPTPCTLIRHTKRSVPLRAGYLHPNEKLTPLFRTAGIPYGQPHLLHPEAKRLFAEYEEETGPSRSR
- a CDS encoding Cystathionine gamma-lyase, with amino-acid sequence MHGFTTRQLHADGQTKPLNAHVMPVFLTSTFALDSPETGADLFLGRGAGYVYSRMGNPTVEAVERVVADLESGEAAVAFGSGMAAIQAALLTVLKTGDHVICGEALYSPTLHLITERLADLGITSTVVDTSNVRAVEDSARDKTKVIFYETPANPACKITDIRAIAELAGPKGIVTIVDNTFASPYFQRPLDHGADISLHSATKYLNGHGDVIGGIVVTRSELADRIRLYRRDTGGILSPFDAYLLLRGIRTLSLRMQRHHDNTMKLFEFLDGHAKVSKVYYPGDPKFLGHHVAARQMTGFGGCFSFEPAGGFEAATRLLKELTLCTLAVSLGTVDTLIEHPASMTHVATPKDIMERQGITSGLVRISVGCEDIEDLIADLERALNTI